A window from Opitutia bacterium ISCC 52 encodes these proteins:
- the glmM gene encoding phosphoglucosamine mutase, whose product MKRKYFGTDGIRGAYGVSVLTDAFAARLGGAVAQWIRADGEALTIAIGRDTRASGPALLNAFARGLQSESNIRVVDLGALPTPAIAVSVRNVGATLGVAITASHNPAQDNGIKFFNSLGKKLTDSQELEIESLVDRIELPDTLNAPQVEVCSSGILAYLDLLRPTLPEGSLKGFRIVVDTANGAACNTTPALLKELGAELFVYGNEPNGLNINEGVGSQYPNHLSEKVLGHQAHLGIAHDGDADRLLICDESGKVVSGDRLLGLLALHESKHGRLEKNTLVATKQSNIGLDHTLGKAGVSVVRTSIGDRHVLEEMSKSGYNLGGESSGHVIVSDINSTGDGLAAALKLLAILVEEGRPLSELQSRVTLFPQISQAIEVVEKKPLEDLAEIQSVLDGLESEMGEAGRVLLRYSGTENKIRLLVEGEDADAVEAWYQQLETVVCDHLT is encoded by the coding sequence ATGAAGCGGAAATACTTTGGAACGGATGGCATCCGAGGTGCCTACGGTGTGTCTGTACTTACTGATGCGTTTGCTGCGCGTCTGGGTGGAGCAGTTGCTCAATGGATTAGAGCGGATGGAGAGGCCCTCACGATTGCGATCGGTCGCGATACTCGAGCTTCAGGTCCAGCTTTGTTGAATGCGTTTGCTCGTGGCTTACAGTCGGAAAGCAACATTCGTGTTGTCGACCTCGGAGCACTTCCCACTCCTGCGATAGCCGTAAGCGTGAGAAACGTTGGCGCGACTCTTGGAGTTGCTATCACCGCATCGCACAACCCGGCCCAAGACAACGGCATCAAGTTTTTCAATTCATTGGGTAAGAAATTAACCGATAGTCAGGAGCTTGAGATTGAGTCATTAGTTGATCGTATTGAATTGCCTGATACGTTGAATGCTCCTCAGGTTGAAGTTTGCTCTTCAGGCATATTAGCCTATCTGGATCTTCTTCGTCCGACTTTGCCTGAAGGATCGCTTAAAGGATTTCGCATCGTTGTAGATACAGCGAATGGGGCGGCCTGTAATACCACGCCGGCTTTATTGAAAGAGTTGGGAGCTGAATTATTCGTTTATGGCAATGAACCGAATGGGTTGAACATCAACGAAGGTGTAGGAAGTCAGTATCCAAATCATCTCAGTGAAAAAGTCCTCGGGCATCAGGCTCATTTGGGAATTGCTCACGATGGAGATGCCGATCGTCTACTCATTTGTGATGAGTCGGGTAAGGTGGTTTCAGGAGATAGACTGCTCGGGTTACTTGCCTTACACGAGTCCAAGCACGGTCGCCTGGAGAAGAACACGCTCGTAGCTACGAAGCAGAGTAATATTGGTTTAGACCACACCTTGGGGAAAGCGGGCGTCTCCGTCGTCAGGACATCCATTGGAGATCGCCATGTGTTAGAAGAAATGTCGAAGTCGGGCTACAACCTGGGTGGAGAAAGCTCGGGTCATGTTATAGTGTCCGATATCAATTCTACAGGGGATGGGTTGGCTGCTGCATTAAAACTCCTCGCTATTTTGGTGGAAGAAGGGAGACCGCTTTCGGAGCTGCAATCGCGAGTGACCTTATTCCCTCAGATTTCTCAGGCCATAGAGGTCGTCGAAAAAAAACCATTGGAGGACCTGGCGGAAATACAGTCGGTCCTCGACGGGTTGGAATCTGAGATGGGTGAGGCTGGGCGTGTGTTGTTGCGTTATTCAGGAACTGAGAACAAGATCCGTCTCCTAGTTGAGGGAGAGGATGCCGATGCTGTAGAAGCTTGGTATCAACAGCTCGAAACAGTAGTCTGTGATCACCTTACCTGA
- a CDS encoding tetratricopeptide repeat protein translates to MDELKISELDDRLQKQLHSAREALGRGGVDYIVQICGELLKHHPGAFEVRDLLWKALYSEIQKSSGLSWPNKKSSGFQFKLSTRSLLKTDPLALLLKCDEQLRGKQIFTELFVSMDKAAEALGWLESRVVACKALSELESEKVAPRLALAQLLIEVGRPQQAIESLEWALSKEPSNASAQTLLKNASVAETLQRGNWEDSGTSFHSKKQS, encoded by the coding sequence ATGGATGAACTGAAAATTTCTGAATTGGACGACCGCCTGCAGAAGCAGTTGCATTCAGCTCGTGAAGCACTTGGAAGAGGAGGCGTCGATTATATCGTCCAAATCTGTGGGGAGCTATTGAAGCATCATCCAGGTGCATTTGAAGTTCGTGACTTACTCTGGAAAGCGCTCTACTCAGAAATTCAAAAGTCATCCGGCTTGTCTTGGCCGAACAAAAAATCGAGTGGCTTCCAATTCAAGCTCTCGACCCGATCATTATTAAAAACGGATCCATTGGCCTTGTTACTCAAATGCGATGAGCAACTGCGGGGAAAGCAGATATTTACGGAACTGTTTGTTTCTATGGACAAGGCTGCGGAGGCCCTGGGTTGGTTGGAATCGCGCGTGGTTGCCTGCAAGGCATTATCTGAATTGGAATCAGAGAAAGTAGCTCCCCGGCTTGCATTGGCCCAATTGTTAATAGAAGTAGGTCGACCTCAGCAGGCTATTGAATCTTTAGAATGGGCTCTATCGAAAGAGCCTTCCAATGCGAGTGCTCAAACCCTCCTTAAGAATGCCTCCGTTGCGGAAACCTTGCAACGTGGGAATTGGGAAGATTCGGGAACTTCCTTTCATTCTAAAAAACAGTCCTAA
- a CDS encoding phosphatidylserine decarboxylase, whose product MSEAIQKVKFYNRLSGKLEEEHIYGEASLRWAYYNPIGKLVTKLIVKNPILSRFYGWLMSRSSSRKKILPFIEQYKVNPDEFLESPESFRHFNDFFYRELKPESRPIEEGEGTIVFPADGRHLAFPNIQKADTIYAKGQVFNLEQFLGEMSLVHGLEGGTVLISRLCPVDYHRFHAPFSGTAMTPQMVGKSLYSVNPLALSQKLEYLTENRRWIIPFKLKDGKIAVVVVIGATFVGSAEFTFEPGFVEKGQELGYFLFGGSCVATILPPGYVQLDESLASQSHEGVESYDQMGRPFAVCR is encoded by the coding sequence ATGTCAGAAGCGATTCAAAAGGTTAAATTCTACAACCGATTATCCGGTAAGCTCGAAGAGGAACATATATATGGCGAGGCGTCTCTTCGATGGGCTTACTATAATCCGATCGGGAAGCTTGTTACGAAGCTGATAGTAAAGAACCCTATCTTATCACGTTTTTATGGTTGGCTGATGAGTCGATCAAGTAGTCGCAAAAAGATCCTCCCCTTTATCGAACAGTACAAAGTGAACCCCGATGAATTCCTCGAGTCCCCTGAATCTTTCCGTCACTTCAATGATTTCTTCTATCGGGAACTAAAGCCGGAGAGCCGCCCCATCGAAGAAGGAGAAGGCACTATCGTGTTTCCTGCCGATGGTCGGCACCTCGCCTTTCCGAATATTCAGAAAGCGGATACAATCTATGCAAAGGGTCAGGTATTTAATCTCGAGCAGTTTCTCGGGGAAATGTCTCTTGTTCATGGGTTAGAAGGCGGCACTGTCCTCATCTCGCGATTGTGTCCCGTGGATTACCATCGGTTTCATGCTCCGTTTTCAGGCACTGCCATGACTCCGCAAATGGTTGGGAAATCTTTGTATTCAGTCAATCCGTTGGCTCTTTCTCAAAAGCTGGAGTATCTAACTGAAAATCGTCGTTGGATAATCCCCTTCAAATTGAAGGATGGAAAGATTGCGGTGGTAGTTGTGATCGGTGCCACCTTTGTCGGGAGCGCGGAGTTTACTTTTGAGCCCGGCTTCGTTGAAAAAGGGCAAGAGCTCGGCTACTTCCTCTTTGGTGGTTCCTGTGTAGCAACCATCTTGCCTCCGGGATATGTACAACTTGATGAAAGCCTTGCTTCCCAATCCCATGAAGGCGTTGAATCTTACGACCAAATGGGGAGGCCATTTGCGGTATGTCGTTAA
- a CDS encoding DNA-binding protein, translating to MIDSWSPWKAYSDWQPDLNSFKETLDGGQAFCWNSMDEYSYQGVVLNFPLRLRWLENKQVEWSCLLEQREGAEKLLTDYLGTNKAYKAYYDTLPWRSDSHLKRCMETYPELRILAQPHGETLLGFLCSATKQIVQIKEMIHLVRNRFGRPLEDQINQLPTWADLTTIEESALRACKFGFRAANIHKTALKIAEENIDLSALSWQPYEEAKDALCEFPGVGEKVADCTLLFGYHMLEAFPVDTWILKVMRRHYGLDDWSPKQVAHFGRTHFGSYAGLAQQFLFAWERNHGSK from the coding sequence ATGATTGATTCGTGGTCTCCCTGGAAAGCCTACAGCGATTGGCAACCAGACCTAAATTCATTTAAGGAGACTCTGGATGGGGGCCAGGCATTTTGCTGGAACTCGATGGACGAATATTCCTACCAAGGAGTCGTATTGAATTTCCCGCTACGACTTCGCTGGCTAGAGAACAAGCAAGTCGAGTGGAGTTGTCTCCTGGAACAACGCGAAGGAGCTGAGAAATTACTAACCGACTACCTGGGAACGAACAAAGCTTATAAAGCTTACTACGACACACTCCCCTGGCGTAGTGATTCGCATTTAAAACGCTGCATGGAGACCTATCCAGAATTACGAATTCTGGCACAACCTCATGGCGAGACGCTCCTTGGATTCCTCTGCAGCGCTACCAAACAGATTGTGCAAATCAAAGAGATGATCCATCTGGTGCGCAATCGCTTCGGTCGTCCGCTGGAAGATCAGATAAATCAGCTACCTACTTGGGCGGATCTCACGACTATTGAGGAATCAGCTTTACGGGCGTGTAAGTTCGGATTTCGTGCTGCCAACATTCACAAGACGGCACTCAAAATTGCCGAAGAGAACATCGACCTAAGCGCACTCAGCTGGCAGCCCTACGAAGAGGCGAAAGATGCCCTGTGCGAATTTCCAGGAGTGGGCGAAAAAGTGGCCGATTGTACTCTCTTATTCGGCTACCATATGCTGGAAGCCTTTCCTGTAGATACCTGGATTCTGAAAGTCATGCGACGCCACTATGGGTTGGATGATTGGTCTCCCAAACAAGTCGCACACTTTGGTCGAACCCACTTCGGTTCTTATGCCGGACTGGCTCAGCAATTCCTCTTTGCCTGGGAAAGAAATCACGGAAGTAAGTAG
- a CDS encoding ATP-dependent helicase, whose amino-acid sequence MDLDSWTSSPQDMGYPPIDFRAELNDEQYAAVTAPEGPALVLAGAGSGKTRTLTYRVAYLLEQGVHPGNILLLTFTNKAAREMLARVEELTGVQRRAFWGGTFHSIGQRMLRMHGEPLGIKSNYTIMDQSDAESLLTTVIRSKDALFLKDKNNPKAKVISNTLSLARNTCQSIEDSVNQFSPYFHEYIPDFEKFAEGYTERKKTQQVADYDDLLAYWLEILKTQEQVAKYYQDRFQHILVDEYQDTNKIQAQIIDLIGSRNQIMAVGDDAQSIYSWRGANYENILHFPDNHDGTEMYRIETNYRSTPEILSFANDIINQFDSGQGFHKELRPVRDSHLQPMMIQAMDGREEASVVIRRIQALLEEGRSLSDITVLYRAHYQAVDLQMELTRQHLPFQITSGVQFFEQAHIKDLVAQIKFAYNSNDSRAFHRFCGLLPKVGEKTAEKIFITAYEEAKTTGEHISDMFLTKPVIAKVPKGARDHWESLAATVQSIVKAANSESPSEVVALAVEGWYADFIKTLYPNYLQRMDDLQSLIGFAQRFTDLQELLSQLVLMNSETSQKSIDPDEDQLRLTTVHQAKGLEFPVVFLLGCSEGLFPLKRAIDRGDLDEERRLFYVAVTRAMDELYMTSPRMTQFGGNTNFMNPSRFIQRVNPDLYEVVRLKRYSSW is encoded by the coding sequence ATGGATTTAGACAGCTGGACATCATCGCCTCAAGATATGGGTTATCCACCCATTGATTTTCGTGCCGAACTCAATGACGAGCAATACGCCGCTGTAACGGCACCGGAGGGTCCAGCACTGGTCTTGGCAGGAGCCGGTTCGGGGAAAACCCGCACCCTGACCTATCGTGTGGCTTACCTACTAGAACAAGGTGTTCATCCCGGAAACATATTGCTGCTCACCTTCACCAACAAAGCTGCCCGAGAAATGCTGGCCCGGGTTGAGGAGCTAACCGGTGTGCAAAGACGAGCCTTCTGGGGGGGCACGTTTCACTCCATCGGACAGAGAATGCTGCGCATGCATGGGGAGCCGCTGGGCATAAAGTCCAACTACACCATCATGGACCAGTCCGATGCCGAGTCACTGCTGACGACGGTCATCCGCAGTAAAGACGCCTTGTTTCTTAAGGATAAGAATAACCCCAAGGCCAAAGTTATATCCAACACCCTCAGCCTCGCTCGTAACACCTGCCAATCGATCGAGGATTCTGTAAATCAATTCTCTCCCTACTTCCATGAGTACATCCCCGACTTCGAGAAATTCGCAGAGGGCTATACGGAAAGAAAGAAGACTCAGCAGGTTGCTGACTATGATGATCTACTCGCCTACTGGTTGGAGATTTTAAAGACCCAGGAGCAGGTTGCGAAATATTACCAGGATCGATTCCAGCACATACTCGTGGACGAGTATCAGGACACCAATAAGATCCAGGCACAAATCATCGACCTGATCGGCAGTCGGAACCAGATCATGGCGGTAGGAGACGATGCCCAGAGCATTTACTCCTGGCGCGGGGCCAACTACGAAAACATCCTCCATTTTCCTGACAATCACGACGGCACAGAAATGTACCGTATTGAAACAAATTACCGAAGCACGCCAGAGATTCTGTCATTTGCGAACGACATCATCAACCAGTTCGACTCAGGGCAAGGCTTCCATAAAGAACTACGCCCAGTCAGAGATTCTCACCTTCAACCCATGATGATCCAGGCTATGGATGGAAGGGAAGAAGCCTCAGTGGTTATACGAAGAATTCAAGCGCTTCTCGAAGAAGGTCGATCGCTTAGCGATATCACCGTACTCTACCGGGCTCACTACCAAGCAGTGGATCTTCAAATGGAGCTCACCCGTCAGCACCTGCCCTTTCAAATAACCAGCGGTGTTCAGTTCTTCGAACAAGCCCACATCAAGGATCTGGTGGCTCAAATAAAATTTGCCTATAACTCAAACGACTCCCGAGCCTTTCATCGTTTCTGTGGATTGCTCCCTAAGGTGGGTGAGAAAACGGCTGAGAAAATTTTCATTACTGCATATGAGGAAGCTAAAACAACCGGTGAACACATATCCGACATGTTTCTGACGAAGCCGGTCATAGCCAAAGTCCCCAAAGGCGCGCGCGATCATTGGGAATCCCTGGCAGCTACTGTTCAGTCAATTGTGAAAGCAGCTAACTCCGAGTCACCGAGCGAAGTAGTGGCTCTGGCCGTGGAAGGCTGGTATGCTGATTTCATAAAGACCCTCTACCCCAATTACCTGCAAAGGATGGATGATCTGCAGAGTCTGATCGGTTTCGCACAGCGCTTTACAGATCTGCAAGAGCTACTGTCGCAACTCGTGCTGATGAATTCGGAGACCTCTCAGAAATCCATCGATCCCGACGAAGACCAATTGCGCCTGACGACGGTTCACCAAGCTAAAGGATTGGAGTTTCCAGTGGTATTCCTCCTTGGTTGTTCAGAGGGACTATTTCCACTCAAACGAGCTATCGACCGCGGCGACCTCGACGAAGAACGTCGCCTTTTCTATGTAGCGGTTACTCGAGCTATGGACGAACTCTATATGACCTCGCCACGTATGACTCAGTTTGGAGGCAACACGAACTTCATGAACCCAAGTCGCTTTATCCAGCGGGTAAATCCGGATCTTTATGAGGTGGTGCGACTTAAGCGCTACTCCTCATGGTGA
- the proB gene encoding glutamate 5-kinase translates to MNEETTLKHFSDARRMVVKVGTNVLTSGNGEMNESYVRSFCEQIASLREKGIQVILVSSGAVGLGMGRLGLEKRPKAIEKLQACAAVGQSILTQTWQKHFEPFDIVVGQILLTRDDVHGRRRHLAIMHTIETLLGEGVVPIINENDSVSAEELEIKFGDNDILSALVASITKSQVLSILTTVPGLLDLDDGDRLIPVVENINPEIEALAKGTTSETSIGGMTSKIEAAKVATRSECGVFLGAGDAPHILTDLFKGSAEGTYFIPSDIPLESRKRWLAFFAKPQGKIAVDEGAATALVEEGCSLLALGIRSCESDFPTDSLIEVVDQNHNLIARGLVRFSSEELQSILGKSKEEIAQSFPNRSKWDVIHRDDLVLV, encoded by the coding sequence TTGAACGAAGAGACCACATTAAAGCATTTTTCAGACGCACGCCGAATGGTCGTGAAGGTGGGCACGAATGTACTCACTTCTGGAAACGGTGAAATGAACGAATCGTATGTCCGCTCATTTTGTGAACAAATCGCCAGCTTGAGAGAAAAGGGAATTCAGGTCATCCTGGTAAGCTCGGGAGCCGTGGGCCTCGGGATGGGGAGACTGGGATTAGAGAAACGCCCCAAAGCTATTGAAAAGCTTCAGGCCTGTGCCGCAGTTGGCCAAAGTATATTGACCCAAACCTGGCAAAAGCATTTCGAGCCATTTGATATTGTCGTCGGGCAAATTTTGCTGACTCGGGACGATGTCCACGGTCGGAGGCGCCACCTGGCCATTATGCACACGATAGAGACACTGCTTGGCGAAGGCGTGGTTCCTATTATCAACGAGAACGACTCAGTGAGTGCAGAGGAGCTTGAAATCAAATTTGGAGACAACGACATCCTCTCTGCCCTGGTAGCCAGTATTACGAAATCCCAAGTACTTTCTATTCTCACAACGGTTCCTGGACTACTTGATCTCGATGATGGTGACAGACTGATTCCCGTCGTTGAAAATATCAACCCTGAAATTGAAGCGCTCGCGAAAGGAACCACCAGCGAGACCTCCATCGGCGGAATGACTTCAAAGATCGAAGCGGCCAAAGTCGCTACACGGTCAGAGTGCGGAGTATTCCTCGGCGCTGGGGATGCACCTCACATTCTAACTGATCTTTTCAAGGGCAGTGCTGAGGGAACCTACTTCATTCCATCCGACATACCTCTTGAGAGCCGGAAGCGCTGGTTAGCCTTTTTTGCCAAGCCTCAAGGAAAAATCGCTGTAGATGAGGGTGCCGCCACCGCATTGGTTGAAGAAGGCTGCAGTTTGCTTGCCCTCGGAATTCGGAGCTGCGAATCGGATTTCCCGACTGACTCGCTCATTGAAGTAGTAGATCAGAATCACAATCTGATCGCACGTGGGCTCGTCCGCTTCAGCAGCGAAGAACTGCAATCTATTTTGGGGAAGTCGAAAGAGGAAATCGCACAATCGTTTCCTAACCGCAGTAAGTGGGACGTCATCCATCGCGATGATCTGGTGCTCGTCTAA
- the frr gene encoding ribosome recycling factor has product MSQEIINDTKQSMGKAVEHTLHDFSTLHTGKASPSMVENVMVDAYGSNMRLRDMAAITTPDSRTIQIQPWDKSVMQPIEKSIMTANLGLNPSIDGAIIRIPIPELSGDRRQELVKVAHRMAEDGRISVRHARKDGLDLLKEAKKDGEISEDDFKRWEKEVEKITHDHVEDIDNHMKSKEQELQAM; this is encoded by the coding sequence ATGAGCCAAGAAATTATTAACGATACCAAACAAAGCATGGGCAAGGCTGTGGAACACACCTTGCACGATTTCTCCACTCTCCATACGGGTAAGGCATCCCCTTCCATGGTGGAGAATGTCATGGTCGACGCCTACGGAAGCAACATGCGTTTGCGTGATATGGCAGCGATCACCACGCCCGATTCCAGAACGATCCAAATTCAGCCTTGGGATAAGTCAGTGATGCAACCGATCGAGAAATCTATTATGACGGCCAATCTGGGACTCAACCCATCGATTGACGGAGCCATCATTCGGATTCCTATTCCAGAACTCAGCGGTGACCGCCGCCAGGAGCTGGTCAAAGTAGCCCACCGGATGGCCGAGGATGGCCGTATCAGTGTGCGTCATGCACGTAAGGACGGACTCGATCTTCTAAAAGAAGCCAAAAAGGATGGAGAAATTTCCGAGGATGACTTCAAACGCTGGGAAAAAGAAGTGGAGAAAATCACCCACGACCATGTGGAAGACATTGACAACCACATGAAGAGCAAGGAACAAGAGCTCCAAGCGATGTAA
- the pyrH gene encoding UMP kinase, with translation MQTDSSATRELKYKRIILKLSGEVLKNPDSGDPIDPEILLRICKQLKEIWDFGMEIGVVVGGGNIFRGLQGEGKGVARTTGDYMGMLATVINSMALMDCLEKLGVVTRVLSAIRMDAVAEPYILRRATRHLERGRLVIFGAGTGNPYFSTDTTAALRANEVQAEIILKATKVDGIYDKDPMKHDDAVKYDTLTYMECLNQRLKVMDSTAFSLCMDNQVPILVIDLNDPDAIKKAVSGETIGTLVHG, from the coding sequence ATGCAAACAGACTCTTCTGCGACCCGCGAACTGAAGTATAAACGCATCATTCTCAAGCTGAGTGGTGAAGTATTAAAAAATCCCGATTCCGGTGATCCGATCGATCCCGAGATTCTGCTGAGAATTTGTAAACAGCTGAAAGAAATCTGGGATTTTGGGATGGAAATCGGCGTCGTAGTAGGCGGCGGAAACATATTCCGAGGGCTCCAGGGCGAAGGTAAAGGCGTGGCTCGAACCACCGGCGATTACATGGGCATGCTGGCCACCGTGATCAACTCTATGGCGTTGATGGACTGTTTGGAAAAACTGGGAGTGGTCACTCGAGTGCTTTCCGCCATACGGATGGATGCAGTGGCAGAACCCTACATTCTACGTCGAGCGACCCGTCACTTGGAGCGAGGACGCCTGGTCATCTTTGGTGCTGGGACCGGGAACCCGTACTTTTCCACGGATACGACGGCAGCGCTCCGAGCCAACGAAGTGCAGGCCGAAATCATTTTGAAAGCCACCAAGGTCGACGGTATCTACGATAAAGACCCAATGAAACACGACGACGCAGTCAAATACGACACGCTCACCTATATGGAATGCTTGAATCAGCGTCTCAAAGTCATGGATTCCACCGCATTTTCTCTCTGCATGGATAATCAGGTCCCTATTCTCGTGATTGACCTCAACGATCCAGATGCCATTAAAAAAGCTGTATCAGGAGAAACCATCGGGACCCTAGTCCACGGATAA
- a CDS encoding ABC transporter substrate-binding protein: protein MKQNLLRSQRLFCLKLLSLTAIFLSGCGKQDNKSTGSLTRVVLQTDWYPQPEHGGFYQALVEGYYEEEGLEVEILPGGPNTVSAEKVALGQVQFAMGKSNDLMNYVARGVPLVMVGALLQHDPQALLFHQENPINDFADLDGKRIMVGPGSAFIDLIRKKYQIDFDVIPLDYSIAQYLLDKTFIQQCYITSEPYFAKKEGANPGALLIKESGFDPYHVWYTRSDYALKNPEIMEAFSRASIKGWKEYLFGESSKADKLLKSLNPKLDDDFIAYSKQAMIDYGLVTGESGDKQVIGTITRSRIENEISQLVDLGVLKESLDSGTILYSSERVKE, encoded by the coding sequence ATGAAACAAAATCTTCTTCGAAGCCAGCGACTGTTCTGCCTGAAGCTCTTGAGCCTCACCGCGATCTTTCTCAGCGGATGCGGGAAACAGGATAATAAGAGCACAGGGTCATTGACCAGAGTTGTACTACAAACCGATTGGTATCCACAACCGGAGCATGGCGGCTTCTACCAGGCACTGGTCGAAGGCTACTACGAGGAAGAAGGCCTGGAAGTAGAGATCTTGCCAGGCGGCCCCAATACGGTGAGCGCCGAGAAGGTAGCCCTTGGACAGGTACAATTTGCTATGGGCAAAAGTAACGATCTCATGAATTACGTCGCGCGAGGGGTTCCCTTGGTCATGGTCGGCGCGTTACTTCAGCACGATCCCCAAGCATTGTTATTTCACCAGGAAAACCCCATTAACGATTTCGCCGATCTCGACGGCAAACGAATCATGGTCGGTCCGGGTAGTGCGTTCATTGATCTGATCCGGAAAAAATACCAAATCGATTTCGATGTTATTCCGCTCGACTACAGTATCGCCCAATACCTTTTAGATAAGACCTTCATACAACAGTGTTATATCACCAGTGAGCCATACTTCGCCAAAAAAGAGGGTGCCAACCCAGGCGCACTACTCATCAAGGAAAGCGGATTTGATCCCTACCATGTGTGGTACACACGGTCTGACTATGCGTTGAAAAATCCAGAGATCATGGAAGCCTTCAGCCGCGCCAGTATCAAAGGGTGGAAGGAATATCTCTTCGGTGAGTCTTCTAAAGCGGATAAACTTCTCAAGTCATTGAATCCGAAGCTCGATGATGATTTTATAGCCTACTCCAAGCAGGCGATGATAGACTATGGGTTGGTGACCGGAGAAAGCGGCGACAAGCAGGTCATTGGTACGATAACCCGATCGCGCATCGAGAATGAAATCTCACAACTGGTTGACTTGGGGGTGCTGAAAGAATCGCTGGATTCTGGAACGATTCTGTATTCCAGCGAGCGGGTGAAAGAGTAG